CTTTTGTTTATCAATTAAAACAATATTTTACGTTTAAATTTGTAGTCAAATTCCGGGCTAAAAACGGCCTTTGTAGTCAGTGTTGTAGTCGAGGTCTATCAGTTCTTTTAGCCAAGTTCATTCTTTAGGAATCAGGCTGGTCCAGGAGCGCGATCGGCAGGGTAGGAAGGCCAACAGCGACAAGCTGTATGGATAGCATCCCACCGTCCCACCCCCTAGGGGCGGGACGGTGGGATGTCTATTTTGAACCCTTATCTAGCGGCTTCTGCCGCCACGTGGCCAGCAAGACTGGCTACAAAGTTTTTAAGCCCTGTTGTTTCAGACATGTCGGAATAATCCCCGGTGTCGATGGATGCTCGAGGCGCAAGGATTATTGATGCGTTTGTGTATAGTTGCTCCTGCATCATTTTTCGGCAAAGGATGTCGTAGCGTTTAGCGTAGGACGCTCCATCGAAGTCTGGAAAGACCGGAAAGTGTGGGGATTTGTCCCTGACTGGTTTTTGAGACTGCGGAGCGTCTGATCCTGCTACAGAGTTGTGGACACGGAATTACACCACTTGACGGGACACAACTCAGGAGAAGTGGATGAGCAGAAAATATTTGGCGTGGCTTGATTCAAAGTGCTGACCCCACTTTGGGGGCGAGTTCTACTTTTTGCTGGGTTCGGCCGAGTCTGTGAAAATGGCTCCGACTTTTTGGATGGCTTCTTGGGTGTCCTTGCTTTGAATGTGGCGGTAGACTTTTGCGGTTGTTGACGGATCGGCATGGCCTGCGAGGTAGGCGGCGGTTGTGAGGTCTACTCCCGCGCTGACGAGATTGGTGACAAAGGCATGTCTGAGGTCATACATTCTAAGGCGGCGTGTGATTCCTGCACGTTCCTTGGCTGCGTTCCATGCCTTTTTTATGCTGGCGACATGCTTTCCCTTGTAGTGGATCAAATAAACGTCCCCATTTGCCTCATCCTCACTTTTCCATTTCCGAAGGTGCGTGAAGAGCTGAGGTGCAATCGGGATCTCTCGCCAAGGCAAGCCGCCTTTTTTGGCCGACGTAACGCGGATTGTTTTGGCTTCCATGTCTACATCGGCCCAGGTCAGCGCCAGCAGTTCCGATTTCCCTGCCCTAATGCCTGTGTATACGGCCAGGAGGATGGCTCGGAAAAGGTGTGGAGGTGCTTGCTCCAATAGCCGTTTCAACTCATTTCGTGAAGGTGGGACGATTACTTCATCTTCACCGCAAGGTACTGGAATGGCGGGGGCGTTTTCAATGTAGCCGTTTTTGGCCGCGCGGTTGAGCAGGGCTCGAAGGAATCCCATGCGTCGTTTGATGGTGTTTGGCTTCAGCCCTCTGTCCTGCAAGGCTTTCAGTGCATCTCGAAGGTCTGATGATGTGAAGAATTCAATAGGCTTGTGTCCGAACAGGGGAATGTATAACTGGTTGACATAATAGAGTTCGTTTTGAGCGGTTTCCGGTTTGAGCATTCTTAAATGTTCGACAGCAAGCTCTCGAAAGGTTGGGGAGGTGCCTACTATTGGGCTGACCCCCATGTCCTTGCGTTTCTTTTTGGCTCGATACTCCAAGGCAAGGGCGTCTGCTTCGGATCGGGTTTTTGCCTTGAAAGTCAAAACGCGTCCCGTGTCCCGCTCGCGTACGGTTACGTACCACCACTGTGATCCTTTTTTTTGAAAAGCCACGAATTATCCCGACTTGGGTTACGAAAATATTTCATCGACGGAAATGGATCTGGCTTTTCGGGAGCCGGGTATGATCAGATATCTATCCGGTTCAGCCATGAAGTCATCGAGGATCGACGCTGCGTAGCACCGTTCTGTCGGCCCGTGAGTCGGAATATGATATCTCTTTCGCCAGCGATCAAATTCACGAGTCGAGATGCCACAATAGGCGGCGGCTCTTTGTCTTGAAAAAAAAGGTCCTTTGATCTGCGGCATACTCAACCTGCCTTGTTTGGCTCCTGTGCTTTTGGGCGAAGCTCCAAATCATCCAGTAGGACCGGGCGGTCCTTGAAGAATATCCAGACTCTCCATTCGTTGTTGGCGTCCCTGAAAGGATGGGTGCGCGTTCGTGTTGCCATCGGGGGATCGGCGATCTCCTCGGGGTAGTAGGTCACGGGTGTGTGAGGGGCGAGGTCGGGCTGAAGGGACGGGGTGTCCTTTTGGATGCCGAGTCCGGCTCGCAGGTGATCCATGACCAGTGCGGTAATTCCTTTCAGAGTGAAATAGCTTCGGCCTTCGTCCTTGCGGACAACCCACGTTTCCCCTTGCATGACCCGCCAGCGGCCTTCCGGGCCGTCCCAGAGTTCAGCAGGAAAGAAGGACAGTTTCGGTGTCCCGTATTTCCCCTTGAACTTCGGGAGGGTTGCGCATGGAGTGTGTCTGGTTGTCGGCATTGTCTTACCTTGTTCTGTGTCTTGGAAAACAAGGTTAATTCTAAAAAGAATCAAAGGTCAAGAATTTTAATTCTAATTAGAATTAAAAAAAGACATAAAAAAATAGGAGAGGGGCGAAAGGAGTTTTCCCCAAGAGGGGGGGTAGGGGTGTTTGAGGGTGAAAGTAGGGTAATTATAACTGCATTTTATGCCGATTGGGCGACTTGCCGCCTTTTAACAATCTTAAATTGCTTGTCGTCTTTCTTGCTTGGGTTCGGCCTGCTCATTTTTTTCGAATTCTATCTTGAGTGCCTTGAGTGCGAAATCTTTTATGGCTTCTTCTGGGGCTTTCTTTGCTCTCAGGTCCGCAATGTGTGCATCCAGCAATGCAGCCTCGGGAGTGCGATATTGAGGCCCCTCCTTAGCTTCTCCTGGGAAGGTGAAGCCAATCCCAAGCTTGTCAAATAATTCGCAGATCGTGTCAATTCTCGGACATGATTTGCGGTTCATCATCTTGGAAAGTGTTGACTGTGAAAAGTCGATGGAAGTTGCCATCGCAGTAACGCTTCCATACTCGCGGATTGCGAGCTCCCTAAGCCCTTCAAGTAGCTTGTCATAGTTTTTCATATCCCTCGCATATCTATATGAAGGAATCTTGTCACAGTCGAATTAGAATTGTTTTGTTGACAAAAGAATTCTAGTTGGAATATCTAAGACTCATGAACATACGAGAAGATCTTCAAAAAATGCTGACTGAAAGTGGTTGGAGTCAAACAAACCTCGCTAGGGCCAGCCAAGTACCTCAGTCAACAATATCCAAAATTTTGAATGGGGCAAGCAAGGGCATTCATAGCTCCACCTTGGAAAAGCTGTGGCCATACCTCTACGGAGATCAACGCCCTCACTCAAAGAAAAAGTCGGGAGGGGATCGTGCAAAAGGATAGAGGTTTCGCACGAGTCGAGTTCATCGCGAATCAGCCTGAGATTCTGGAGCAGCTCCGGAAAGGGCATACGCGGCGGGCGGTTTATGACGAACTGGCCAGCAAGGGGAAAATCACGATGAGCTATCAGCGGTTCTGTCATTACGTGAGCGGGAAGGGAAGAACAAAAAGAGTTTCCGTGCAGCCCGTGGTTTCGATTGAATCGACCTCCGTTTCCGCTTCTTCATCCAAGCCCTTCGATCACAACAACCAGGTTACCGAGGAGACGCGTCATCGTCTTCTTGGTGACGAGTAAAGGAGTACGTTCATGGCGACCATCAACATGATTCTGCAGGGAAAGGGCGGTGTCGGGAAGAGTCTGGCTGCCGGGCTGCTGTCCCAGTATTTTCTGGAAGCTGGGCGGAAGACCGTCTGCATCGACACCGATCCCGTGAATGCCACGCTGGCCGGATATCGGGCGCTCGACGCCATTGCACTGGACATCATGAACGGGGGCGACGACGTGGATCCGCGCCAGTTCGACCGGCTGGTGGACGCCATCGTGACCCTGCCCGAGGACACGCAGGTCGTGGTGGACAACGGTGCGGCGACCTTTCTGCCGTTCTGCTCCTATCTGGCGGAAAACGCGGTGTTCGACGTGCTGCACGACTCCGGCCAGACCGTCCGGCTGCATAGCGTGGTCACTGGCGGTCAGGCCATTCTGGACACGCTGAACGGACTGGATTCCCTGATCACGAATTTCGAGGGAAAACCGCTCTATGTCTGGCTCAATCCGTTTTTCGGACCCATCACCAGCAACGGCAAGCCCTTCGAGGAATTCCCGGTCTTCCGCGACCACATGTCGAGCTTCGAGGCCGTGATTCGGCTGCCGAACAAGCGCAAGGAGACCTTTGGCCGCGATCTGGAAAATCTGTTGGCGGACCGCCTGAGCTTTACCGAGGCCCTGACCGGGGATCGGTATTCCATCATGGTCCGGCAGCGGCTGCGGATGATGTGGCGCGAAATCCGCGCGGAACTGGACAAGGCCAATCTGTAGGCGGTGCGCCGTGGACAAGCAGAAAGACCCTTTGGCTCCGTACAGGCTCACTCCGGACCGGATTCGCGACCTGCTGGCGGAACAGCATGACGTGCTGCTGGGCAAGGATGATCCCATCCTCATGTACGTGACCCTGCACAACGCGTTTCTGGATCAGTACGACGGCGTGCTGGACAGGCATGGTCAGGAACTGGCCACGTTTCTGAAAAAGCTGGCTCGCCAATACTCCAATGAATTGAAGGGACACCGGCAGGCCATCCTCGGCAAGGCCGTGCGCGTCAGCTCCGAACACACCATTCAGGAAATCGCGGCCCACAAGAGCGGCATGGACACGCTTCTCGGCGAGATGAAGCGGCACGAGCGGCATCTGCGGCTCTACACGTTCGCGTGCGCGGTCCTGACCCTGTGCTCCGGAATACTCGTGACTACGCTGATCGTGGGGGCGCAATGATTGACGAACGTCTGCGCAGAAGCCTTGAGCACAGTCTCGGTCCGGTGATCATGGACGCACTGGCCGACCCGAACGTGGTGGAGATTTTCGTGAATCCCGACGGGCGGCTCTGGGTGGAACGTCTGGGGGAACCCATGAAGGTGGTGGGGGAGATGTCCGCCGTGGACACCGCGCGCGTGATTTCGCTCATCGCCAGTTCGCTCGAGGAATCTGTGGCCCGGGAGAATCCCATCGTGGAAGGGGAGCTGCCCCTTGATGGAAGCCGATTCGAAGGGCTGCTGAATCCCGTGGTGCCGCGTCCCATCTTCAACATTCGCAAGAAGGCGGACCGGATTTTCACACTGGCGGAATACGAAAATGCCCACATCATGTCTCCCGCGCATCACTGGGAAATCCGGTGCGCCATCGAGAGCCGGAAGAACATTCTGGTCGTGGGCGGCACCGGCTCGGGCAAGACCACGCTGGTCAACGGCATCATCGATTCCATTTCCGACATGTGTCCCGGGGATCGGCTCGTGGTGATCGAGGATACCTGCGAGTTGCAGAGCTCCGGGGAAAACACGGTGTTTCTGCGTTCCACCACGTTCGTCCCCATTGCCACGCTGGTGCGCGCCACCATGCGGCTTCGGCCCGACCGGATTCTGGTCGGCGAAGTGCGCGGGGGCGAGGCTCTGGAATTGCTCAAGGCATGGAACACGGGCCATCCCGGCGGCGTGGCCACGGTGCATGCGAATTCCGCGCGTGGCGGTCTGTTCCGGCTGGAACAGCTTGTGGCCGAGGCGTCCAGATCGCCCATGCCCTCGCTGATCGGCGAGGCCGTGGATCTGGTCGTCTTCATCCGTCGCACACCGACCAGCCGCAAGGTGGCCGAAGTGGTGCGGGTCTCCGGCTTCGATGCCGTCAGCCGGAAGTACATTTTGGAGTTTGTCGATGCGTAAAACGATTCTGCTTGCCGCGCTGATCGCGGCCTGTCTGCTGCCCGAAGCGGCTTTGGCTTCCAACGGCATTTCCGAGTTCAACAGTCCGTTTGAAGCCGTGGTCGGCACGATCACCGGTGATGTAGGCCGGTACTTTGCCATCGCGGCCATGGCCGTCTGCGGCGTGACGTTCATCTTCAAGCGCGAGGAGGTTTCCGGTGCCTTCAAGATGCTGCTCGGCGTGGTGTTCGGAATCTCGTTCATCGCGTTTGCCGCGTCCATCGTGGACGGAGTTTTCGTCTTTACCGGAGCGTTGGTATGAGGCGCATTCCGATCCACCAATCCCTGCTGCGGCCCGCTCTGATTCTGGGCGCGGAGCGTGACCTGCTTCTGTGTTCGGGCCTGCTCGCCCTGCTGGTCGGGGTAGGGGGCTTCACCCTGTATTCCGCTCTGGCCGGCTTCCTGTTCTGGGTCGCGGCCTCGTTCGTGCTCCGGCGCATGGCCAAGCATGATCCGGTGATGTCCAAGGTCTGGCTGCGCCATGTCCGGCAGCAGGAATTCTATCCGGCCCGGTCCACCTTCTGGAGGTTATGATGTTGCATCTCACGGACTATCGGGAAAACGCCAAGGGCTTGCCGGATCTGCTTCCCTATGCCGCCATGCTCGACAACGGCGTGGTGCTCTGCAAGGACGGCTCGTTTCTGGCGGCCTGGGAATTTCGTGCTCAGGACACGGCTTCTTCCACTGACGAGGAACTGGCGTTCGTGAGCGAGCGCGTGAATCAGGCGTTCAAAAACATGGATTCCGGCTGGATGTGCCATGTGGACGCGCTGCGCACGCCTGCGGACGGGTACCCCGAACCGGGACTGAGTCATTTCCCGGATTGCGTGACCCGAACCATCGACAATGAACGGCGGCTGACCTTCGAGACCTGCGGCGCGTACTACGCGACCCGCACGGTCCTGAGTCTGACGTATCGCCCCGAACTGACCACGGAAAAGCTGAACCGGCTGGTCTACACCAACAATCGGGCAACATCGGAAAATCCGCTGACCAAGCATCTCTCCGTGTTCAAGACCCGGTGTCTGGAGCTGGAAGACGCTCTGGCGTCGGTCATGCGGCTGGAACGCCTCGGGGAAACCGAATTTCAGGACGAGCATGGCGTGACTCAGGTGCGTTCCGCGCTGCTGTCCTACCTGCAGGAATGCGTGACCGGAACGGTGCAGCCCGTGAACCTGCCGCAAACGCCCATGTATCTGGACGCTGTTCTGGGCGGCGTGGATCTGGTCGGCGGACTGGCTCCGCGCGTGGACGGCCGGGAACTGGCCGTGCTGTCGCTGGACGGTCTGCCTCTGGAAAGCTGGCCCGCCATGTTGTCGGCGCTGGAAGGGCTGCCTCTGGCCTCGCGCTTCTGCTCCCGGTTCATCTTCATGGATCAGGTGGACGCGCTCAAGGAACTGGATCGGTACCGCAAGACATGGCGGCAGCAGGTCTTCCGGATTTTCGACGCCATGTTCAACAATCCCAATGCCCGGGCCAACCGGGACGCACTGCGCATGTCCGAGGATGCGGAAGAGGCCATTGCCGCTGTGCAGGGCGCACAGGTCGGAGCCGGATTCTACACCTCGTGCATCGTGCTTATGCACGAGGACGCGAATCTGCTTCGGGACTGGACGCGCGAGCTGCGGCGGGAAATCCAGTCCCTGGGCTTCGGGTGCCGGATCGAGAACGTGAACGCGCTTGAAGCGTGGCTGGGCACGCATCCCGGCAACTTCTTTGCCAATGTCCGTCGCCCCATGATCAATACCCTGAATTTTGCCGACCTCCTTCCGCTTGCCTCCATATGGCCCGGCCGGGAAACCAATCCATCCCCCCTTTTCCCGGTCGGGTCGCCTCCCCTGATGCAGTGTGCCACGGACGGGGCCACCCCGTTCCGGCTGAACCTGCATGTGGGCGACCTCGGGCATACCCTGATCTTCGGTCCCACGGGCGCGGGCAAGAGTACGCTGCTCGGAATTCTCGCGGCCCAGTTCCGGCGTTATGCCGGGGCCACGGTGTTCTGCTTTGACAAGGGCCGGTCCATGTACGCGCTGTGCAAGGCGGTCGGCGGCACGCATTACGACGTGGGCTCCGAATCGGACGAGCTGGCCTTCTGCCCGTTGCAGCATGTGGATTCCGAGGCCGAGCAGGGCTGGGCAGAGGAATACGTCGGCAATCTGGTCGCGCTTCAGGGCGTGGACGTGCTGCCGGCGCATCGCAACGCCATGCATCAGGCCATGCTTCTGCTGCGCGAATCGCCTGCGGACATGCGGTCCCTCACGGACTTCTATCATCTGCTTCAGGATCAGGAGCTGCGCGCCGCGCTGGAACACTACACCACGCAGGGAGCCATGGGGCGGCTGCTGGATGCCCAGACCGACACCATGAACCTTTCGGACTTCATGGTCTTCGAGCTCGAGGAACTCATGAACCTCGGGGAAAAGAACCTGATTCCGGTGCTGCTGAACATTTTTCATCGCATGGAGTCCCGCCTCCACGGCCAGCCCGCGCTGCTGGTGCTGGACGAGGCGTGGATCATGCTCGGGCACCCCGTGTTCCGGGCCAAGATCCGGGAATGGCTCAAGGTCATGCGCAAGGCGAACGTGGCCGTCGTGCTGGCCACGCAATCCCTTTCCGACGCCGTGGACTCCGGCATCTTCGACGTGCTGGTGGAATCCTGTCCGACCAAGATCCTGCTGCCCAATCTGGCGGCGCGTCAGGATCGGCAGGTGGGTTTGTATCAGGGCATGGGCCTGAATTCCCGACAGATCGACATCGTAGCCCAGTCGGTTCCCAAGCAGGACTACTACGTGATTTCCCCGGAAGGGCGGCGGCTCATCAGCCTTGCGCTGGGACCGCTCGCGCTTTCGTTCGTGGGTGTTTCGGACAAGGAGAGCATTGCGGAAATCCGCAAGCTGGAGGCCGAGTTCGGCCGCAAATGGCCCGAGGAGTGGGTGAGACTGAGGAGGTCGCATGCATCGTTTCGCAAGTAGATGGATGGCCGCAATCGGCCTGATGGTTCTGGTCGTCGTGTGCGTGGTGTTCGGTCCGGAGCGGAGCGGTGCGCGCACCGTGTACTGCGTGAACTGCTCCAACCGTTTCGTTCAGTCCCTTGAGCGCGCCACCAGCGTGGAACAGCTCGCCACGATCATGGATCAGTACTCCGAGGATGTGATGCAGACCGAACAGCAGGTGATGATGGTCAAGCAGAACATCGAGCAGCTCGCCTACATGCTCAAGAACACCAAGACCTTGAATCGCTACACCCTGCGCAGCCTGCAGAACCGCTTCAGGCGGCTGGGTCGTCTGGTGGGCAAGGTCAGTCGCCAGAAGGGTGAGGTGGAAGTGCTGGAGGACGTGTACCGCACCACATACCCGAACTACGGGGACGTGAAGGGACTGGTCTGGAAGGACACGCCCGAGGACGCAGCCGAACGTCAGCGGCGTTGGAAGGATTGGTCCGAACGTGTGGATCAGGCCACCATGGCCACGTTCCGGCTCTCCGGCAGCCAGCTGTCCGAGATAGCGGATTCGGACGCCTTCGACGCCCATGTGCAGAAGCTGCTCAACGATCCCGAAGGCCGCATGGAAGCCCTTCAGGCCGCAAACCAGCTGGCCGCGCTTCAGATCAGCGAGACCCGTTCCCTGCGTGCGCTTCTGGCCTCGTCAATCCAGCAGAATTCGCAGGTTGACAGCAAGCAGGAAAAGGAAAGCCAGACGTCCCATGAAGAATGGAAGACTCTGTTTTCACATACGTTGGACGATGTGAAGATGGAAAAGATGCGCCCCGGGCCGTCAAACCAATTCTAGAACTGATTGGAAGGAGTCTTTTTGGGATGTTTCTTTGCTTCTTCAAGAGACTTTTTAAGTCGATCAGCCCCAATGAGATCTTTCCATTCCTCCTGCGTCATTTCCTTTTGTGTTGTCATTTCCTCGGCAGGAGCATTTGAAGACGGTGGATTTTGATCTGTATTCGTGCAGCCAAATATCAAAAGAAGCAATGCGGCAGAGCAAACCAGTTTTTTTAACATTGAAATTCTCCTTTTGCGAGTAATGCCATGATAAACAAAAGAAGTAAAAAGGTCTATATAATAGTTTCTTTTGCTGCCGTTTTGTTGGTTCTGTTTTCTCAGGATTCCTTGGGGGCTGAGGGAACACAAGATACAGAAATTCTGACTACCATAGCTGAAAATGTGCAACGAAAGGCATCTACTTGGTTCCCGGTGCTTCAGTCGTATGCGCTTTCCCTCTTTCGAATCCTTCTCATCCTTGATGTGGCGTGGATGGGCATTCGTCTTGCCCTGAAAAAGGCGGAATTGAGTGAAGTCCTCGTGGAATTCGTTCGGCTGCTGATTTTTGCCGGGTTCATGTACGCCTTGGTGATTTACTACAAGGTGTGGGCGAATTCCATAATTGGCGGCTTGGGAAACATTGCTGTGGGACTGGGGGCACCCCTTTCGGAGCCTAGCGCAATTTTTGCGGCCGGGCTGGAACTCGTATCCAGAGTGTGGGGCAAAATCACCATAATGGCCCCAGCAAATTCCACCGGGCTGATTTTCTGTGCCCTGATCATC
Above is a window of Pseudodesulfovibrio tunisiensis DNA encoding:
- a CDS encoding tyrosine-type recombinase/integrase, encoding MAFQKKGSQWWYVTVRERDTGRVLTFKAKTRSEADALALEYRAKKKRKDMGVSPIVGTSPTFRELAVEHLRMLKPETAQNELYYVNQLYIPLFGHKPIEFFTSSDLRDALKALQDRGLKPNTIKRRMGFLRALLNRAAKNGYIENAPAIPVPCGEDEVIVPPSRNELKRLLEQAPPHLFRAILLAVYTGIRAGKSELLALTWADVDMEAKTIRVTSAKKGGLPWREIPIAPQLFTHLRKWKSEDEANGDVYLIHYKGKHVASIKKAWNAAKERAGITRRLRMYDLRHAFVTNLVSAGVDLTTAAYLAGHADPSTTAKVYRHIQSKDTQEAIQKVGAIFTDSAEPSKK
- a CDS encoding helix-turn-helix domain-containing protein codes for the protein MLTESGWSQTNLARASQVPQSTISKILNGASKGIHSSTLEKLWPYLYGDQRPHSKKKSGGDRAKG
- a CDS encoding TraK family protein, translating into MVQKDRGFARVEFIANQPEILEQLRKGHTRRAVYDELASKGKITMSYQRFCHYVSGKGRTKRVSVQPVVSIESTSVSASSSKPFDHNNQVTEETRHRLLGDE
- a CDS encoding conjugal transfer protein TraL, with the protein product MATINMILQGKGGVGKSLAAGLLSQYFLEAGRKTVCIDTDPVNATLAGYRALDAIALDIMNGGDDVDPRQFDRLVDAIVTLPEDTQVVVDNGAATFLPFCSYLAENAVFDVLHDSGQTVRLHSVVTGGQAILDTLNGLDSLITNFEGKPLYVWLNPFFGPITSNGKPFEEFPVFRDHMSSFEAVIRLPNKRKETFGRDLENLLADRLSFTEALTGDRYSIMVRQRLRMMWREIRAELDKANL
- the trbB gene encoding P-type conjugative transfer ATPase TrbB; the protein is MIDERLRRSLEHSLGPVIMDALADPNVVEIFVNPDGRLWVERLGEPMKVVGEMSAVDTARVISLIASSLEESVARENPIVEGELPLDGSRFEGLLNPVVPRPIFNIRKKADRIFTLAEYENAHIMSPAHHWEIRCAIESRKNILVVGGTGSGKTTLVNGIIDSISDMCPGDRLVVIEDTCELQSSGENTVFLRSTTFVPIATLVRATMRLRPDRILVGEVRGGEALELLKAWNTGHPGGVATVHANSARGGLFRLEQLVAEASRSPMPSLIGEAVDLVVFIRRTPTSRKVAEVVRVSGFDAVSRKYILEFVDA
- a CDS encoding TrbC/VirB2 family protein codes for the protein MRKTILLAALIAACLLPEAALASNGISEFNSPFEAVVGTITGDVGRYFAIAAMAVCGVTFIFKREEVSGAFKMLLGVVFGISFIAFAASIVDGVFVFTGALV
- the trbD gene encoding conjugal transfer protein TrbD, with translation MRRIPIHQSLLRPALILGAERDLLLCSGLLALLVGVGGFTLYSALAGFLFWVAASFVLRRMAKHDPVMSKVWLRHVRQQEFYPARSTFWRL
- a CDS encoding conjugal transfer protein TrbE (type IV secretion system ATPase VirB4 family), which produces MLHLTDYRENAKGLPDLLPYAAMLDNGVVLCKDGSFLAAWEFRAQDTASSTDEELAFVSERVNQAFKNMDSGWMCHVDALRTPADGYPEPGLSHFPDCVTRTIDNERRLTFETCGAYYATRTVLSLTYRPELTTEKLNRLVYTNNRATSENPLTKHLSVFKTRCLELEDALASVMRLERLGETEFQDEHGVTQVRSALLSYLQECVTGTVQPVNLPQTPMYLDAVLGGVDLVGGLAPRVDGRELAVLSLDGLPLESWPAMLSALEGLPLASRFCSRFIFMDQVDALKELDRYRKTWRQQVFRIFDAMFNNPNARANRDALRMSEDAEEAIAAVQGAQVGAGFYTSCIVLMHEDANLLRDWTRELRREIQSLGFGCRIENVNALEAWLGTHPGNFFANVRRPMINTLNFADLLPLASIWPGRETNPSPLFPVGSPPLMQCATDGATPFRLNLHVGDLGHTLIFGPTGAGKSTLLGILAAQFRRYAGATVFCFDKGRSMYALCKAVGGTHYDVGSESDELAFCPLQHVDSEAEQGWAEEYVGNLVALQGVDVLPAHRNAMHQAMLLLRESPADMRSLTDFYHLLQDQELRAALEHYTTQGAMGRLLDAQTDTMNLSDFMVFELEELMNLGEKNLIPVLLNIFHRMESRLHGQPALLVLDEAWIMLGHPVFRAKIREWLKVMRKANVAVVLATQSLSDAVDSGIFDVLVESCPTKILLPNLAARQDRQVGLYQGMGLNSRQIDIVAQSVPKQDYYVISPEGRRLISLALGPLALSFVGVSDKESIAEIRKLEAEFGRKWPEEWVRLRRSHASFRK
- the trbJ gene encoding P-type conjugative transfer protein TrbJ, whose protein sequence is MHRFASRWMAAIGLMVLVVVCVVFGPERSGARTVYCVNCSNRFVQSLERATSVEQLATIMDQYSEDVMQTEQQVMMVKQNIEQLAYMLKNTKTLNRYTLRSLQNRFRRLGRLVGKVSRQKGEVEVLEDVYRTTYPNYGDVKGLVWKDTPEDAAERQRRWKDWSERVDQATMATFRLSGSQLSEIADSDAFDAHVQKLLNDPEGRMEALQAANQLAALQISETRSLRALLASSIQQNSQVDSKQEKESQTSHEEWKTLFSHTLDDVKMEKMRPGPSNQF